A region from the Vibrio sp. SS-MA-C1-2 genome encodes:
- the dcuC gene encoding C4-dicarboxylate transporter DcuC, with amino-acid sequence MLSILLVILVIVFAARLILKGYKTEPVLLSAGLILMFSASIFGWGSVLPSKVAATNIAAFDPFKYIQYLMGYRAGALGLMIMALVGFSEYMSHIGADKVVVKQAIKPLSMIKNKNILLFFAYMVGALLQLAIPSATALAVLLSVTLFPIMTGLGISRGAAAAVIASTLATTFTPIGVDAIRASEALHMELMDYLVNYQAPTSFVATIAIGVAHVFWQSYIDNKGGASVDNSVLEDEENKDHVAAPNLYFILPFLPIIFAVIFSKLVIDTVKLDVTTIVLIAVFISMVCEGIRTRSLKSLFDGFGVFMKGMGNAFTTVVFLLVAAGVFAHGIQSTGAIEHMIIGAKSAGMPFMGLTLLFCLVVGASSVVMGSGNAAFLAFVEVIPTIAHSMGANPLSMMLPVQQVSAMGRAASPVAACVIVSAGRAKLSTFEVVKRTSVPVIIGFIVQFSAVLLFIG; translated from the coding sequence ATGCTTTCAATTTTATTAGTTATCTTAGTTATTGTTTTTGCGGCAAGATTAATTTTAAAAGGGTATAAAACCGAACCTGTTTTACTCTCTGCTGGTTTAATTTTAATGTTTTCTGCCTCTATTTTTGGCTGGGGGAGTGTTTTACCATCAAAAGTAGCTGCAACAAATATTGCAGCTTTTGATCCATTCAAATATATCCAGTATTTAATGGGTTATAGGGCTGGTGCACTTGGTCTAATGATTATGGCTTTGGTCGGTTTCTCAGAGTATATGAGTCATATAGGGGCGGATAAAGTCGTTGTAAAGCAAGCGATAAAGCCGCTATCCATGATAAAAAATAAGAATATATTATTATTTTTTGCCTATATGGTGGGAGCGTTATTACAACTGGCGATACCAAGTGCAACGGCTCTAGCTGTGTTACTTTCAGTGACTTTATTTCCAATCATGACAGGGTTAGGTATTTCTAGAGGTGCGGCAGCAGCAGTTATTGCTTCTACGCTTGCAACAACATTTACTCCTATTGGTGTTGATGCAATCCGAGCAAGCGAAGCCCTACATATGGAGTTAATGGATTATTTAGTTAATTATCAAGCTCCAACTTCCTTTGTTGCGACTATTGCTATTGGTGTTGCTCATGTCTTTTGGCAGTCATATATTGATAATAAAGGAGGAGCTTCGGTTGATAATTCAGTTTTAGAAGATGAAGAAAATAAGGATCACGTTGCAGCGCCAAATCTTTATTTTATTTTACCATTTTTACCGATTATTTTTGCGGTGATTTTTAGTAAATTAGTCATTGATACCGTGAAGCTAGATGTCACAACGATTGTTCTTATTGCTGTCTTTATTTCTATGGTTTGTGAAGGCATCAGAACTCGTTCATTGAAATCCCTGTTTGATGGTTTTGGTGTCTTTATGAAAGGCATGGGAAATGCTTTTACCACGGTTGTTTTCTTGCTGGTTGCCGCAGGTGTATTTGCGCATGGTATTCAATCAACCGGTGCAATAGAGCATATGATTATCGGTGCTAAGAGTGCAGGAATGCCATTTATGGGATTAACACTACTTTTTTGCTTGGTAGTTGGTGCATCTTCGGTTGTGATGGGATCAGGCAATGCTGCATTCTTAGCGTTTGTTGAAGTCATCCCTACGATTGCTCATTCTATGGGCGCAAACCCATTATCAATGATGTTACCTGTACAACAAGTCAGTGCGATGGGTCGAGCGGCTTCACCTGTGGCTGCATGTGTGATTGTTTCTGCTGGTAGAGCAAAGCTATCAACTTTTGAAGTCGTCAAGCGTACATCGGTTCCTGTTATTATTGGCTTCATTGTTCAATTTAGCGCTGTTTTACTATTTATTGGTTGA
- a CDS encoding DUF4056 domain-containing protein: MAHVRDTADDTIGLFFEILKNLGQEHRIELPNEIGVRYVEMKLFEAHALTDEQKWTIAAHLAARLAYFKAESHEISQWSGYESFKGWSEGVSAYSIEDLYSNMLGAKLSLHLIMQRKALSTTEYDRNLTLLINATLKELGAVDKVQSQAVLAALDTHWWNSSEPIPHKYMLLKRNFNFGDHQTPYILPEELATFKGEDSHDIKQNQLLLSYAKSKTVTLSISSNVEGIELDQVSLLVLEIDPKYYDKFSHVPASIWNPRMTHLNFAKVAIETEKIEIVEQQKHLDKIKR, translated from the coding sequence ATGGCCCATGTTAGGGATACTGCCGATGATACGATTGGGCTCTTTTTTGAAATTCTAAAAAACTTAGGTCAAGAACATCGAATAGAACTACCCAATGAGATTGGTGTTCGTTATGTTGAAATGAAGCTTTTTGAGGCTCACGCTTTAACTGACGAACAAAAGTGGACGATTGCGGCGCATCTTGCTGCTCGTCTTGCTTACTTTAAAGCAGAGTCTCATGAGATCTCACAATGGAGTGGGTATGAAAGCTTTAAAGGATGGTCTGAAGGGGTTTCCGCTTATTCTATCGAAGACCTTTATTCAAATATGCTAGGGGCAAAGCTTTCACTTCATCTAATTATGCAGAGAAAAGCCTTAAGTACGACAGAATATGATAGAAACTTAACCTTGTTGATCAATGCAACCCTGAAAGAGTTAGGCGCCGTAGATAAAGTGCAAAGTCAAGCGGTACTCGCAGCGTTAGATACGCATTGGTGGAATTCGTCTGAGCCTATACCGCATAAATATATGTTGTTAAAACGAAATTTTAATTTTGGTGATCATCAAACCCCTTATATTCTCCCCGAAGAGTTGGCAACTTTTAAGGGCGAGGATAGTCATGATATAAAACAGAATCAATTATTACTCAGTTATGCTAAAAGTAAGACGGTTACGCTTTCTATTTCTTCAAATGTCGAAGGAATAGAGTTAGATCAGGTCAGTTTACTCGTTTTAGAAATTGACCCAAAATACTATGATAAGTTTTCACATGTTCCTGCTTCTATTTGGAACCCAAGAATGACACACCTTAACTTTGCAAAAGTCGCGATTGAGACAGAGAAAATAGAAATCGTAGAACAACAAAAGCATTTGGATAAGATTAAAAGGTAA
- a CDS encoding patatin-like phospholipase family protein produces MARFRLLAITMGVLGLASCSNINKYDQLSAENIQIQKKPQQKPQLKDDKKPQLAIAFGGGSSRGMMHLGVIKALDEAGIKADIVTGTSVGSIAAVLYATHDYPEIEKIMFGFSEHEITDFRLSTKGLIKGKALAKWINKSTGEQDISQLPIKTAIVSTNLSTQKAVMFTAGNIGQAVQTSSSVPGIFMPVYHNEDILVDGGVLSLVPVYAARQLGADFVIGVDVFCSQPPPLKYTAFDVSSNTFWLQSCISTKEEVESADILVVPTPSNPGLAEFGGYEERKAAMDAGYKAMKAVIEKNSELQKFIRH; encoded by the coding sequence ATGGCTAGATTTCGATTACTTGCAATTACGATGGGTGTTTTGGGGTTAGCCTCTTGCTCTAATATAAATAAATACGATCAACTTTCGGCTGAAAATATTCAAATACAAAAAAAACCGCAACAGAAACCACAGTTAAAGGATGATAAAAAACCTCAATTAGCAATTGCATTTGGTGGTGGATCATCTAGAGGAATGATGCATTTAGGGGTTATAAAAGCGCTTGATGAAGCGGGAATTAAAGCCGATATTGTAACTGGAACCTCTGTAGGTTCTATTGCTGCGGTACTTTATGCAACCCATGATTACCCAGAAATAGAAAAAATCATGTTTGGTTTTTCTGAACATGAAATAACTGATTTTCGGTTGTCGACTAAAGGTTTAATTAAGGGGAAAGCATTAGCCAAATGGATCAATAAAAGTACAGGTGAGCAAGATATTAGCCAGTTGCCGATAAAAACAGCTATTGTCTCAACCAATTTATCGACACAGAAGGCAGTGATGTTTACAGCGGGTAACATCGGACAAGCTGTGCAAACGTCATCAAGCGTACCGGGTATTTTTATGCCTGTTTATCATAATGAAGATATTTTAGTTGATGGCGGTGTACTCTCTTTAGTTCCTGTGTATGCGGCAAGACAATTAGGCGCCGATTTTGTTATTGGCGTTGATGTTTTTTGTAGTCAACCACCCCCATTAAAGTATACGGCCTTTGATGTCTCATCCAATACCTTCTGGTTACAGAGCTGCATATCCACCAAAGAGGAAGTTGAGAGTGCCGATATTTTGGTTGTCCCAACACCATCTAATCCCGGGTTAGCCGAGTTTGGTGGTTATGAAGAGCGTAAAGCGGCAATGGATGCAGGGTATAAAGCAATGAAAGCAGTGATTGAGAAAAATAGTGAATTGCAAAAGTTTATAAGACATTGA
- a CDS encoding diacylglycerol kinase has translation MFQQSQNKPAAKGIKRWISAFNNSLNGVKHAFKHEAAMREEMIAFIISLPVAAFIAQNVWHYLVLIFSVLFVLLVETLNTAIETTLDRISTEFNEMTGFAKDLGSFAVLIATIIAIGVWLVSLYYAIF, from the coding sequence ATGTTTCAACAGTCACAAAATAAGCCAGCCGCTAAAGGAATAAAGCGTTGGATCTCTGCTTTTAATAATTCTCTCAATGGGGTGAAGCACGCGTTTAAACACGAAGCAGCCATGAGAGAAGAGATGATTGCATTTATCATCTCCCTTCCAGTTGCCGCTTTTATCGCTCAGAATGTATGGCATTATTTGGTTTTGATTTTTAGTGTGTTATTCGTTTTATTAGTTGAAACATTGAATACGGCGATTGAAACAACATTAGATCGTATCTCAACCGAGTTTAATGAAATGACCGGCTTTGCTAAAGATTTAGGCTCTTTTGCTGTATTAATTGCAACAATCATTGCCATTGGTGTTTGGTTGGTTTCTCTCTATTACGCAATTTTTTAA
- a CDS encoding phosphoethanolamine transferase, with product MVLYIPDLTHRAERLIQIHQRTGIQTQDILNQAKLLARKVNDFELFYRSFEVYQLKKEENQPIHSEWTNVKADKTTLNYNYVVIVGESAPRKSFSYYQGADLSSYKGWQFISDAISPATNTRESIPRILSVNHRDNINTNLNLIDLANQAGLKTAWFSNQGFIGKYDTPISVLAKRANQVVFHNKGSFLTAGSDDKLLVDLKNTLTDGKTGHLVFLHTMGSHPSFCKRTKFYKTHIQDFNSKDERSCFKDAIYNTELYIAEVNTIMKKSNKPYKIVYFSDHGLTDVNYSPYKVHGVGRLFSLDAIHIPLIFIDSESKHTGQLVNKTYYMRDFVDSFFDWTRIKADQIDESKSVMSPNLTQKPYVYEGSRYISLE from the coding sequence TTGGTTTTATATATTCCAGATCTTACTCATAGAGCAGAACGACTGATTCAAATTCATCAACGAACGGGTATTCAAACCCAAGATATCTTAAATCAAGCCAAACTCTTAGCAAGAAAGGTCAATGACTTTGAACTATTTTATCGTTCATTTGAAGTTTACCAATTAAAGAAAGAAGAGAATCAACCGATTCATTCTGAATGGACAAATGTTAAAGCAGATAAGACAACATTAAATTACAACTATGTTGTGATAGTGGGAGAGTCAGCACCAAGAAAGTCTTTTAGCTATTATCAAGGTGCAGATTTATCGTCTTATAAAGGGTGGCAGTTTATCTCTGATGCTATTTCTCCTGCAACGAATACCAGAGAATCTATCCCACGTATTCTAAGTGTTAATCATCGAGATAATATTAATACTAATCTAAATCTTATTGATTTGGCCAACCAAGCTGGATTAAAGACAGCTTGGTTCTCAAATCAAGGGTTTATTGGTAAATATGACACTCCAATCAGTGTCTTAGCTAAACGAGCAAACCAAGTCGTCTTTCATAACAAAGGCAGTTTTCTTACCGCAGGAAGTGACGATAAGTTATTAGTTGATCTTAAAAATACCCTGACTGATGGTAAGACAGGGCATTTGGTTTTTTTACATACTATGGGATCACACCCTTCATTCTGTAAAAGAACCAAATTTTACAAGACTCACATTCAAGATTTTAATTCAAAAGATGAGCGCTCTTGTTTTAAAGATGCAATTTACAACACTGAACTTTATATTGCAGAAGTTAATACCATCATGAAGAAGAGTAATAAGCCTTATAAGATTGTTTATTTCTCAGACCATGGGTTAACAGATGTGAATTATTCTCCTTATAAAGTGCATGGGGTAGGACGTTTATTTTCTTTAGATGCCATTCATATCCCATTAATCTTTATTGATTCTGAAAGTAAACACACAGGTCAATTAGTGAATAAGACCTATTATATGCGAGACTTTGTTGATAGTTTCTTTGATTGGACAAGGATAAAAGCTGATCAAATTGATGAGAGTAAGAGTGTGATGAGCCCCAATTTAACTCAGAAGCCATATGTTTACGAAGGCAGTCGTTATATTTCATTAGAGTGA
- a CDS encoding DUF4056 domain-containing protein — protein MASKSVFKLSLIGLSLSSIVACSSDDWQTTTVPTSNEVRAILVDNNNDQQASTLNTLDYPDLIVPQNVRPCCAFGDLQKVNFGPIPVPFFHLHNVIEIDEIGPHKFASGVYSSTSKSLSPTGVGGVKTTVYCILAMVDLLIWPMLGILPMIRLGSFLKF, from the coding sequence ATGGCGTCAAAATCAGTTTTTAAACTCTCTCTTATCGGATTGTCTCTTAGTTCTATAGTGGCCTGCTCTTCGGATGACTGGCAAACAACGACGGTGCCAACATCGAATGAAGTGAGAGCTATTTTGGTCGATAATAATAATGATCAACAAGCATCAACATTGAATACGCTTGATTACCCTGATTTGATCGTGCCTCAAAATGTCCGTCCTTGCTGTGCATTTGGCGACCTGCAAAAAGTCAATTTTGGCCCGATTCCTGTTCCATTTTTCCATCTTCATAATGTCATTGAAATCGATGAAATAGGACCTCATAAGTTTGCCAGTGGAGTCTACTCTAGTACCTCTAAATCACTTTCACCGACAGGAGTGGGGGGAGTGAAAACAACGGTATATTGTATACTCGCCATGGTGGATTTATTGATATGGCCCATGTTAGGGATACTGCCGATGATACGATTGGGCTCTTTTTTGAAATTCTAA
- the manA gene encoding mannose-6-phosphate isomerase, class I — translation MAFFKLDNIIQNYAWGSTTSINELFGIENSDNLPQAEIWMGAHPGGCSKNAETGELLSDIIEQDKNTILGDYTTERFGELPYLFKVLAAHTPLSIQVHPNKQKSEMGFARENQQGIALNASNRNYKDPNHKPELVYALTFYKAMNGFRPINDIIALFNEVNVTELKHELDALKQSPNSDGLQAFFSAIMTLEGERKQNALTQLAARYSVSAKTAMAREALQYSQEFKAHYDGDIGLFAPLMLNTIELAPGEAMFLFAETPHAYVQGTGLEIMASSDNVLRAGLTPKYIDVPELIDNIIYQPIQPNEIKMLPVNKAGKQSYPIPVDDFGFDILKAKSEQQQQFVRGAEILFCIDGEVTVSTKDKNLTLKPGESAFISNSEQSYQYSGLATLARAFN, via the coding sequence ATGGCATTTTTTAAACTTGATAATATTATCCAAAATTACGCTTGGGGAAGTACAACTTCGATAAATGAACTTTTTGGTATTGAAAATTCTGATAATCTACCGCAAGCTGAAATTTGGATGGGAGCACACCCAGGTGGTTGTTCAAAAAATGCAGAAACAGGTGAGTTACTGTCTGACATCATAGAACAAGATAAAAACACAATATTAGGCGACTATACAACAGAGCGTTTTGGTGAACTTCCTTACCTATTTAAAGTACTTGCCGCTCATACGCCATTGTCGATTCAAGTTCACCCAAATAAGCAGAAGTCAGAAATGGGTTTTGCTCGAGAGAATCAACAAGGGATTGCCCTTAATGCTTCAAATCGTAACTATAAAGATCCAAACCATAAACCAGAGCTGGTTTACGCATTAACTTTCTATAAAGCAATGAACGGTTTTCGACCAATCAACGACATTATTGCGCTTTTTAATGAGGTTAATGTTACCGAACTTAAACATGAATTAGACGCGCTGAAGCAATCACCAAATAGTGACGGTTTACAAGCCTTTTTTAGTGCGATCATGACACTAGAGGGTGAAAGGAAACAGAATGCATTGACTCAGTTGGCGGCTCGTTATTCAGTTTCTGCAAAAACAGCGATGGCTCGTGAAGCGCTGCAATACAGCCAAGAATTTAAAGCTCATTACGATGGCGATATTGGTCTATTTGCACCGTTGATGCTTAATACCATTGAGCTAGCACCAGGTGAAGCAATGTTCTTATTTGCTGAAACACCACACGCATATGTACAAGGTACTGGCCTTGAGATTATGGCAAGTTCAGACAATGTATTACGTGCAGGTTTAACACCAAAGTATATCGATGTTCCTGAATTAATTGATAATATTATTTATCAGCCAATTCAGCCTAATGAAATTAAAATGTTACCTGTCAATAAGGCCGGTAAGCAAAGCTATCCAATCCCTGTCGATGATTTTGGTTTTGATATATTAAAAGCTAAGAGTGAACAACAGCAACAGTTTGTCCGTGGTGCAGAGATCCTATTCTGTATTGATGGTGAAGTTACTGTATCAACAAAAGATAAGAATTTGACGTTAAAGCCGGGTGAATCAGCATTCATTTCAAACAGTGAACAAAGCTATCAATATTCAGGTCTTGCTACATTAGCAAGAGCATTTAATTAA
- a CDS encoding copper homeostasis protein CutC — MKKMTVEVCVDNIESLETAIVAGADRIELCSALSVGGLTPSVGLIKYAVEKSNTPIFAMIRPRAGDFLFSEAESKMLIDEAEMILAMGVDGIVIGALKANGDIDLALIEQLVYLAQKHGKSVTFHRAFDYCADAEVALEQIIKLGCDRILTSGQAPTAELGIKRLKQLITQADSRISIMPGAGVTVNNIAQIVDMTDCVEIHLSGKTSRQSEMVFYPEGIAMGSSQDDDTNISVTSFAIIKEVTNILA; from the coding sequence ATGAAAAAAATGACTGTGGAAGTTTGCGTCGATAATATTGAGTCATTAGAGACAGCCATTGTTGCAGGTGCCGATCGTATTGAGTTATGTAGTGCATTAAGCGTGGGCGGATTGACACCTTCGGTGGGTTTAATCAAATATGCGGTTGAAAAAAGTAACACTCCAATATTTGCTATGATCCGTCCTCGTGCTGGAGATTTTCTTTTCAGTGAAGCTGAATCTAAAATGCTCATTGATGAAGCCGAAATGATTCTAGCAATGGGAGTGGATGGTATTGTTATTGGTGCATTGAAAGCTAATGGTGATATCGATTTAGCACTCATCGAACAGCTTGTTTATTTAGCCCAAAAACACGGTAAATCGGTGACATTTCATCGGGCTTTTGATTATTGTGCTGATGCAGAGGTAGCGCTTGAGCAGATAATTAAACTTGGCTGTGATCGCATATTAACGTCAGGTCAAGCACCTACGGCAGAGTTAGGTATTAAGCGATTAAAGCAGTTAATTACTCAAGCTGATAGCCGAATATCTATTATGCCAGGCGCGGGGGTAACCGTTAACAATATAGCTCAAATTGTTGATATGACAGATTGTGTCGAAATCCATTTATCAGGGAAAACATCACGTCAATCAGAGATGGTATTTTATCCAGAAGGAATCGCGATGGGATCAAGTCAAGATGATGATACCAATATTAGTGTGACTTCTTTTGCGATTATTAAAGAAGTGACAAATATATTAGCTTAA
- the pepT gene encoding peptidase T has translation MNIADRFLNYTKINTTTNPMSKTSPSSLGQWKLGELLVSELKLLNSIDNIEHRDNGIVTAELPSNTDKTSSTIAFFAHLDTSAERTTDTHASLVEYTGGDITLENGMVLTVSDNPDLTSYTGDQIFVTDGESLLGADDKAAIAAIMDMLHYFDENPAVAHGTIKVAFLPDEEQGLLGAKAFKTPDFADFGYTLDCCGIGEFVHENWNAGNAVVEFIGQSAHPMNSKGNLKNSMLLAQKFMGVFPETETPEVTEGREGYYWMKKIDGNSAKTTLNIDIRDFTQTGYAKRCQFIRDAVSSFKLLYGDNCIQLTLMDRYQNVANFLPTDESAHSPVNLALNAYKENDIEPKVIPMRGGYDGAVLSEDGIPCPNIFTGAHNFHSIFEYLPLKSLKAASDVIQTIVINSAKG, from the coding sequence ATGAATATAGCAGATCGTTTTTTAAACTATACAAAAATTAATACCACGACTAATCCAATGAGTAAAACCTCTCCATCCAGCTTAGGTCAATGGAAGCTTGGGGAGCTTTTAGTCAGTGAATTAAAGTTATTAAATTCTATCGACAATATTGAACATCGTGACAATGGAATTGTTACCGCTGAATTACCTTCGAATACGGATAAAACGTCTTCTACTATCGCCTTCTTTGCTCATTTAGATACAAGTGCAGAAAGAACAACGGATACCCATGCTTCTCTTGTGGAATATACTGGTGGTGATATTACTCTTGAAAATGGGATGGTTCTCACCGTTTCTGATAATCCTGATTTGACAAGTTACACAGGCGATCAAATTTTTGTTACTGATGGTGAAAGCCTGCTTGGGGCTGATGATAAAGCGGCCATTGCTGCTATCATGGATATGCTGCATTACTTTGATGAAAATCCAGCGGTTGCCCACGGGACCATTAAAGTGGCTTTTTTACCCGATGAAGAACAAGGCTTATTAGGTGCAAAAGCCTTTAAAACCCCTGATTTTGCAGATTTTGGTTATACATTAGATTGTTGTGGTATTGGTGAGTTTGTCCATGAGAATTGGAACGCGGGCAATGCCGTTGTTGAGTTTATTGGGCAATCAGCACACCCGATGAATAGCAAAGGTAATTTAAAAAATTCGATGCTATTAGCTCAGAAGTTTATGGGCGTTTTTCCTGAAACCGAAACACCAGAAGTAACAGAAGGTCGAGAAGGTTACTACTGGATGAAGAAGATTGACGGAAATAGTGCAAAGACGACGCTAAATATTGATATTCGTGATTTTACTCAAACAGGGTATGCAAAACGTTGTCAATTTATTAGGGATGCAGTCTCTTCATTTAAACTGCTTTATGGTGATAATTGTATTCAATTAACACTGATGGATCGTTACCAGAATGTGGCTAACTTTTTACCTACTGATGAGAGTGCACATTCACCGGTTAATCTTGCTTTAAATGCTTATAAAGAGAATGATATCGAGCCTAAAGTGATCCCGATGCGTGGCGGTTATGATGGAGCCGTGCTTTCTGAAGATGGGATCCCTTGTCCGAATATTTTTACCGGGGCTCATAACTTCCATTCTATTTTTGAATACTTGCCGCTAAAAAGCCTTAAAGCAGCGTCTGACGTTATTCAAACCATTGTTATAAATAGCGCAAAAGGATAA